The DNA segment AGGTGATGTTGTGTGCCTATCTGGGTTGCAAATGTGACACTCATCTACAACAAGCTGACTAAATACAACACATCTCACTTCACCACGTGCTGTTACCTTCAAGGTCGTGTTATCATCATCAGCAGCTCCGATCAAAGCAGTGCACACAGGTATTGTGTGAAGAATGCCACAGACAGGCTAAAAATAGGGAGGCAAATGCAAGCGTGAAGGAAAGGGGCAAACAGTGAGGTTTGTCAGCTGTGCAGGAGACTGAAAACCtacagaaaaacaggaaacaaaggaaaacaatcaAAAGACATCCACTTTGTGACTCAGATATTACAGCACTTGGAGACACTGCTAGAGTTTCCCACCCAGTTCAATTCATGGGCAACCATTTCAGCAGGAACACAATCTCCACAAGCCACTGGAAACCTTTGGGTCAGCACCAACAGCAGGTGATTTGGAACTCTTTACAAGGCGACTGGGGGGGCTGATGCTGTCCCTTCCCTTCAGTAGGGGTATATCTGTGCTTACTTTCAGGCTGCTCATCTGGCAGCTTCTTGTTTTCCTGAAACGGCTCTGGTACCTACCTACATAGAAAGGCAGGAGAGGGCACTCAAGACAGCTACAGCTCACCACACCTCTGTTTCCAGGCAGAGAAAATTAAGGGATATGAAATCTGGAAGAGTTTGGGATAGGGCAACATCTGTCCTGCTCACTGCCTCCAGCCCTGTAGAGGCTGATCATTTGGAAAAGGGGGGCAGGGCagcagctcacacacacacaggaccAGATTTACTGATTAGCACAGGGCTCCGATTTCCTCCAGTGCTTCCAGAAAAAGCAATAGGCGATATTAACAAAAGGATTACTCAGAATTCAAAAGTAAATGGGATTTGTGACCCATCATATTAACCAGGGAATGGGGAAAGCTCTACAGAGAGAGAACACTGTCGGCAGGTCACCAAACTAATTATTAAGAGCTCACAGATCACGAAGCTAGATATATACATCCATCAAGATAAATTTCTATTTGCCTGCGGAAGCAGGACACTGGCTGAGCCACCCTCCCAACTCAGTGTGCATTTTCTATGTGCCCATTAAACTTGGATTATATCTAGTTACTTTCCCCAATAACTCACTTCCCCCACAGGTTTAATGCCTGTGGAATAACATTTGGGAGGGTAAAGCCTGAAAGAAGAAATGTAATGGGCATAATTACTTTGATAGATGGGAGAGAGCAGaaagcaggcaggcagcaggTGGTGGGAGCAGGCCAGCAGCTCACACACTCACCCCTGACACTGCTCACAGTCCTCCCAGCAccagcactggcccctgccctgatgtccccatgtccccacgttcCCTCTGCCCAGATGCTTGAGCGGCAGAGCAGCCCTTAGACACAAGATAATCTGCCTCCAACATCAGTTCTTACCTTAATCTCCAGCAGAGATCAGTTTAAACTGCAAATTGTTAGCTATAAAAATCTTTACCTAAACTTTTTCCTCGGTTAATTGTGAGATGGGATGTTCATGGTAGCACCCTGCCCCGCTTCTGGAGTAAGCGAGTCCTACAGACTTACAGACGCTGCATAAAGGCTTTACTGCCTTGCTTGAGTTTCGAAGAAGGTTCAGTTTAATGTTGCTCAATAATCCTTTATATTTCGATTGAGAAATGCCCCTGGGTCTCTGTGCATTGTCTGTGAAGTCCTGCCAAAGAATTTTATACCCCCCAAAATCCGTTAGGGAAAAGCAGCCTTGACAGCCAAGCTGCaactagaactacctgaaggggcTTCCTGCTGCCAGCATTTTGTACTTACCTCACAAATTCCTGGCTTTGCTTTTTTGAGGGCTTGGTGTTAAGGACAGGGTATTATCAACAAAGCTTCTGGAGCAATTTTACTCTGAGTTCAAGTTTCCCAGTAGCCTCCCCTTCTCTTATATTCGTTCTTACCTTCGCAGAGATTCACCCAAGTGCTGCCTTCTGCCTGCCCTACTCTGCACCCTTACAGGGTGCTGGTTGTGCCAAAACACAGGCATGATTTcacaagaaaagggagaaaaatgtgtCCTCAAAGCAGGAGGATGAGACCTAATCTACTCATATCACTGGTGATCTCAACCAGTTTTCCACACCATTTTCTTCTGGGTCTCTGGGCTGCCACAAGCAGATCTCCCCACACtgcttgtcccacaggctgctgggCACAGCACGAATGGGCAGCACTTGCAGATACCCCAGGCACTGCCAGAGAAACTCCCTCCAAAGATACAGACCCCTTCCAACACAAGCACGGGGGCTTGAACAGAACAAAAGCAATGTGACTGATGCTGCTGAAGATGCCTTATCCTCCAGGACAGGGTGTGAGGTCACAAGCTGCCCCAGCTGGGACTAACCACCTCCCACCCTTCGTGAGCCAGCCCACCCCATGCCTGGGCCAGGAGAGATGCCACAGGCTGCTCCCTGCACCCAAGCAGCTCTCCCTGCTCTAACAAGCTCAAATATGTATTTGGGAGCAACAGCATTGCTCCTCTACAGGTTCGCAGAAAGCAGCATAGCCCATGGCTTCAACCGCCTCTCCTAACTCTGCAGGTATTTACCTTCCAAATGTTGAAGCCTTTGGTTGCTCAGAGCCAGCCAGGAGGAGCAGCAAACAGCAGCTTCCTATTATGTGAAAAAGCATGCAGTTCTGAACAGTCCGCAGTGTATCACAAAACATATGAGCAGGGCTCTGCTGAGAAAGCAGCAATCACCAACACTCCCACAGACAGGGAAGGATATTGGGGAGGAAGGTATTTTGTGGGGGAAGTAGAGGAAAGCTGCATCGGTGACGGTGAAAAGTGGTTTTATTAGGACTTGTTACCTCTCCTTCGCTGGAGGGGAGTGCTAGCATCAATTTGTCACAACAAAAACAATCTCTCTCTTCTAACATGGTGGCTTAAGCGATGGCTTAGATGCTGGTGTTTTAGACTGCAATTGATCCTTCTATTTGTCTTTGCTCCTGGAGGCTTTCATTATAGCAAGAGTTGCCGGACTGCATCGTGCCATGAAAAGGTCATCCCAATTTGTCTCCTTCCTCCTTGGAGTTGGGGAAGGATCTGGCTTTTGGGTATCATGCTCATGAATGGAAGCATCCTGTGCTGAAAACAGCTTTGAGGAGCAGTCTCCGcagcctgactgctctccagccccaAGGTAACACTCAGACGCTGGCCCCGGCAGCCACAGCACTGATCTTGTGTCAGACATTAGATGAACCCCACGTTGCTGCTCTCAAAGCCAGAAGTCATAGGTCCTTTCCAAAACACCCCTCTCCAGTACATGCTtcccagcagagctcttcaattGACCTGACCATGCCTTGCACTGAAGAGCCACAGCAAACTCGGTGCCTTCTCAAGTATTTGCTGCAGCTCCAGGTTCTAGTAGAGAGATCTTGTGTGAGGAGACCTTTGCCAAGGTGAGAAAAACCTTCCAGGCCTTGGGTTCAAACAACCTCCAGACTCCCTCAACACCCAGGCAATCAATCATGCAGTTCTCCATCCCATTTGCAGGGGGAGTTTTTTATTTCATGCTCAACACCAGTGAAATGCTCCCCCTGCTTTGTGCTGGACCACAGCAGGCACAGCACAGCTGCAGTAGCTCTCCCAGCCATGATTCCACAGGTTTCATCTGTTCCAGGAGAAAAGCGCTCCCAGAAAAGGTTttcaggctttgtgctgtcctttCAATAGTTACCAGTCAAATATATCCCACCAACCTGCTTGATCAGACTTCTGCAACTCTGCGAGGAGTACGGGTACACATTTGCACTGAATGGAAAGAGCCTGCAGTCACCAAGTTCTCAAAAGGCAATAACAGCCTTTGTGATCTACTGCAGGACCTCTGGGAGCAGAGAGATGAGAAGATACAAACCATCCCCTCTGCTACACGATATCCTTCTGCCTTTCCTTTCACTGAGGCTGGAGAAGGCAGGGAACAGGCCACACAGAAGAACTGAGCAAAAGCACTCAAGTTGCAGGATCTGGGATTGTTTAAAGTAACTGGttgagggtttttaaataaaataaactgcagaggagaaagaaaaaaaaaaaaaaagatagctttTCCTATGCAGGCTGTGAGCAGGAATTTGTGGTTTAGGTGATGAGAAAACAACAATTTCAGCTTCTAGAAAAACAAGCTTCTCACATACCTGCTACTTAACAAGAACAAAGGCCTGAGCCTaaggaaaagaattaaaaaaattaaaaggaggcTGTTGATTCTGACCTTTCCATCACTGCAGGGAGCTGCACCTCTCTCAGCACAGACAATGCCCAAAGACTCGTACCTTGAACAAGCCAGAGAATAAGAACTGCCTGGGTTTGAAGATCAGCAAGATTCCAGTacagcctttttttctcttttgtgctgCTTGTTTTGAGAACAAATAAGCACCAATTAAACAGCATTTTATATGCTTCGGAAATTTTTTTCCAGCAACACACAACATGTCTTTGGTATGGAAAATGCGGTAAAGACCTTGGCACAGGGTATGCCCTAagcctgtgctgagctgagccTAAGCAGTTGGTGGGGCAAAGCCTGAGAGGAAGGAGTTGCCTCTCCCCTCTGCAGGACCTTTGAGTGCTGGAGAAGGCACCAGTCTCCCCTTCAGCAGCGCTGATCTCAGACAGCAGCCaaaaaacatgcatttttcaGTCATGTATTCTGTTCCACATTAATTTCCTCTTTGCCAGTGCTCTCTGTTGCAGACACAGCCTCCCTGGCAGGCCTGTGAGGGTGCTGCAAGAaaccaagttttgttttgttggtaatTTATGGCAAGCCCACAGCTCCCAAACTGCCCAGCATTAGAAAATAGAAGGCTGCTGTGCTACCCCTACACCCCAACGGCTTGTGGAGTGATTAAGGATTGCTTTAATTTGAGGCTTGCAGCTCAACAACTCCCAAAGGATTGATAAAATAGATATACCAATCTCCAGTTCCACCTCTGGAGGCTGAAATCTCTCTCAATGATTAACGACAGCtatttcctccctctctccttgcCACTGAAGAGGGTGATTCTCTGCAAGGTCCAGCCAGCACTGGCCTCACACTCTGACTATCAAACAGCAACATttacaaccagaaaaaaaaaaactccaagaAACAGGACTGGTTCCAGAGTGGTGAAAGAAGCCCAGAATCGATCTTCTAATAAAGAAATTCGGGTAATAAGATCAGGCTACCTGCAACAGAACCAGCTGCACTGGGACCCTAATGCACTGGGAATGGGAGCCCAGGATCCCCAAAACCACCTCCAAGGCTGCTCCCAGGAGGCAGCAACACCACAGCAGCTTCCCCCGCCAGGAAAAAAGAGCCTAGCAGCCCAGAGAGctgctgctcaagtgctcccctCCTTCAGTGGCTGCTGCTATAACCTGAGGCTCAAGGGGAGGGCAGCGCAGGTGGGAAAGCAGAACTCATATAAAGAGCGAGCTGCTGCCTGTTCCTCATGCGTCTGTGTCTTACACATATCACAGACTCTAGGCCAGAGACAGCTCTAATACAGATTAAACGTAAATAAACTGTGAATATCCCAGCTTCCAGCTCCCCAGAAACCCACCTTTCCCAGCCTTGTATCCAGAAGGTTCTGTTCCCACAGACACACAGATAACTCTCCAGTGCTGCTCTCATCATAGAGCAGGTGCCAGAGACAAGGATCAGCCACTGCTTAGAAGAAACCAGTTGAGCTCTAGACTACAGCAGGAGTCTGGTGAGGAGAGCAAGGCTCCAAGTGCCCACAGCCCCAGGGAATTGCACACTTGGGAGAGGAAAAGATCACAACATgcatttccagaacaggtggagGAGGATTCAACAAGAGCAAAGAACTCCCTGAGGAGAGCTTCACTTCCTAGTATAAGTTTTAATATTTATTACAAGCCTGGTgaagagaactggaaaataaGGCAAAGGCAAATTATCCTCCAGAGCCCAAGTGAACATCTCATACACACAGACCAcgcaaagcagcagctctgctcctcccTGGAGTCACGTCCCACATCTTCCccagctgctggagcacagcCTATCGCCTATAAGTCCAGAAGGAATCCATTGACTTTTTTCAGGTATTCTGGCTTCAAGTAATCTCCCAGCTCATCCTTTGTGACCCACAGGTAGTCTtttttcagctctgcctgggacaAATCGCTGCTTTGGAGGAAGGCTTTGAAGAAGAATACTTTGGCTCCCAAGTTATCCTCAGTCCTGATGGCCTTGGGGAATTTATACTTGTAAATCCCAGACGGTGCATTCCCCAGGATTTTGGCTTGAACGTGATCTCCTGCAAGACCCCAGCAatgcaagagaaagaaaacagaaaacaagatgtAAGAACACAGAGCAACAGCAACTGCTCTCTTGTAGTAACAGAAAGGACAGCATAAGTCACTTCTTCTATCTGGTTCAGACCAACTGTTCCTTCTTAGCAGAAATAATGGCAATTATAAGCATTTTCTCATGAAATAAAACCAACTTGTCCTCGAGTCCAGCAAGTGGAGTGAGAGAGTTTTACCAACTCACATAGAAAAGCAATGACGTGCGGGTTTGCCATCACCCATCTGCCACAAAAGCTGCTACAGGGTGATAAGCGGGAAGGAGAAGCCATACACCTGGAGCGAGCTGAGACTGTCTGAAGGGGTGTCTGGTGATGTTCCAACATCAGacccccagacctggcaccacAGCTGCTGGCAGCCAGAGACCCCAACTCACCCCCTGCCAGCTCAATTGGCCCCCAtgtgctgcagttgctctgtgaAAGTGCACAGTCACAGAACAAATTACCCAGTGTCATAGCTCTTGCCAGAGAGCCCACCTTGCTGTGCTCCATTTCTCTGCAAAAAAGACCACTGGGACAAAAAAGGAGGGAGGCCCAGGCAAACAGCAAACTACACACCCAAAAACGTAGCCATGGCTCTCTCGGCTGTGCTTCGCAGTGTCTCTCCAGGCTGCCATTCTGCTTGAGGCAGGAGCCACAACTCCTGATTACCAATTTTCTGTTTGACCAGGAGCATCAGGTTACTGTCCAGCCTTCTGTTCAACGATGTTCGATTGTTGTTTTTATCAGCATCTGCCAAAAACCAGCACATGATGGAAACAAAGCTTCCAGGCAGTACTGGTCTGATCCCCATGATTCATCACCCCTCTCCATCTCACATCCTTCCAGCAGTAGCACACAAACATGGATACACAGAACAAAACGGAAATGCTCTCAGTTGCTCTGGAAGCCAATGCAAGATTCAACTGGAAACCACTGTTtcatttccaggaagaatttataGCAAGCTTCCTGGATCTCCAGCTTGACAAAAATCAACAAGAGCACCAGGCAGAGCTTGGGAACCAAGCAGCCAAACATTCTTCTTGTCTGGAAACAACatctatttttctcattttgctctggtaaGGTTGAATATGCACATCATTGCAGCATGGAAACACTCGTTCTCTGGGCAGACAGTTAATTCATTGTATGCTAAAAGTGCTGCCACAGAGTAAAGAccctctttaaaacaaacaacaaaaaaaagacttAGCAAATGCCTCCCCCTACTGAACTGCCTTCAGCTGTGTCTGCAGACAAACAGGGGTGTTCCCGCCCACCACAAACTTCACCCCCTACCTGTTATCCGTGGAGCAGCTTTGAATCGCAGTAACTTCTGTTCCCACTTATCCTCAAGGTCTTGAGCCATGATAACTGTTTTGCCAGTTGTTTCATCATCAtacaggctttccttcctcttcctgagctgctcctcctcctccagcttgcGGATTTCATGATCTGAATATTGGCTTTTCTCTAGCTCAATCTAAAAGGGCAATGCAGAGAACTGGTCAGGCACCAGCAATACAGGTTGGACTTGGCAAGCAGAATTAAATTATTTCTACCTCAGTGAATGGAAGATGATGAGAATTTCCCCCAAACTTGAGCAGGACTTCCCCACCTGCACCACGAGCCTCTATCAGGGACAACTGCAGTGCTGAGGAAGACTAAGGGAATGCTACTAAGACCCTCAATACCTGGTGCAGGCCAATACCAAAAAGTTGGCAAAAAGACTGCTTAACAGtgctttgaaagtgttaaaaagccgGCACTTCTATTGCAGCGTGTTGGATGCTCCGAGGATTTTTCCTCTAATGAAATATGTGCATGCCTCACACTTCTTAGTATTTATTACACATACCAATTGCATATTCACTTGTTTCTACCACTTATTTCATGCATTCAATGTAGACTATTTCCACAATCACACCATTTGTCATAAAGTCCTTTTTTGGTATTCAAGGCTCTTCATCCGAGGTCTCTAGTGGCCCCCGCTGGTTTCGCAGCCTGGTGCCCCCTTGGATTACAAGTGTCCTCTCTTTCACCTGATTTCTTGAGCTTGCACGTTGTCATTTTGTGCTACTACATGGCAAATGTCACATAGATCTTTCTTCATCTAGTGGAACATCCTGTTTGCAAACCAAGCTTCGCAACTTCTCTGGTGTCTACATAGCTGTTGTTTCTCCACGAGATTCCTGTTACATTAGGCCTAGTCGTGTTTTTAAGGCTTCTGTTCCTCTTATCAAGGCAGCAAACCATACACGCAGCACCCAGCACTGCTCCATGGCGGGGAGAGACACCACCCCAAGCCACCAACTCCCCCCGGCCTGTCACCCCGGGGCCGCTCTCCCCCCAGGCCTGAGGCGGCTATTTTCCCACCAgcaaccccacagagcccccttCTACCTGCCCCATGAGGGCCGccatctcttcctcctccttctccagggGCTGTGTGATGCGGGGCAGCCGCAGCAGGCACATGGCCCCGAACAGCCGCCAGGGCCGAGGCGCAGCAGCCGTACAAACCCACCGGCCCCGTCCCACCACTCGCTGCACGGCCGCCGCCATGACGTCCCGGCGCGGCCCACAATGCACCGCGCTGCCGTGAGTCCTCCTCGCTCCCG comes from the Patagioenas fasciata isolate bPatFas1 chromosome 12, bPatFas1.hap1, whole genome shotgun sequence genome and includes:
- the MRPL46 gene encoding large ribosomal subunit protein mL46, with protein sequence MAAAVQRVVGRGRWVCTAAAPRPWRLFGAMCLLRLPRITQPLEKEEEEMAALMGQIELEKSQYSDHEIRKLEEEEQLRKRKESLYDDETTGKTVIMAQDLEDKWEQKLLRFKAAPRITDADKNNNRTSLNRRLDSNLMLLVKQKIGNQELWLLPQAEWQPGETLRSTAERAMATFLGDHVQAKILGNAPSGIYKYKFPKAIRTEDNLGAKVFFFKAFLQSSDLSQAELKKDYLWVTKDELGDYLKPEYLKKVNGFLLDL